The proteins below are encoded in one region of Lactuca sativa cultivar Salinas chromosome 3, Lsat_Salinas_v11, whole genome shotgun sequence:
- the LOC111912589 gene encoding uncharacterized protein LOC111912589: MTGMMSGENRFSEEGKDASDLMEKATQAANDLYTIRDTYFPSDPNEKFSKLQTQSQIALNLLDSVPPEQRKLPTQRATYEYLRGKILDVLPEYSKKAEDHLSKAVKLNPSLGDAWLCLGNCIWKKGDLPATRNCFTLALSKGPNKRILSQLSMLERRMAQGADNQEEIVAESIKHAKEAIALDVKDGNSWYNLGNACLTCFFVTGAWDHSKLHQSLKAYQNAEKDESMKSNPDLYFNSATVNTYLENYERALSGFEAAASKDPCLNATEEVQKMVNLFDKIDTLLKGQIKAKRLASLTSSLAEVKLNPSHKRATIDNLLEGLNKTIAIVGKVIFFIKHDNITPLYYLVCDSNQLCFVLTVYGIKKDAIKEGDQVTLLDPYFHNNGFSWNEKRYEFRSVRVDFLEQVHVNGKPVPSQYSVRSSIYAQHKH; the protein is encoded by the exons ATGACTGGTATGATGAGCGGAGAAAATCGATTCAGCGAAGAAGGAAAAGATGCATCAGATTTAATGGAGAAGGCAACACAAGCAGCAAATGATCTGTACACGATACGAGACACTTACTTCCCTTCAGACCCTAatgaaaaattttccaaattgcaaACGCAATCTCAAATCGCTCTCAATCTCCTCGATTCCGTTCCTCCTG AACAAAGGAAATTGCCTACACAACGTGCAACATATGAATACTTGAGAGGGAAAATATTGGATGTGCTCCCTGAATACTCAAAAAAAGCAGAAGATCATCTTTCTAAAGCT GTTAAACTGAATCCATCTCTTGGAGATGCTTGGTTGTGTTTAGGAAATTGCATTTGGAAAAAAGGAGATTTACCTGCAACAAGAAACTGTTTTACCCTTGCTCTAAGCAAG GGTCCAAACAAAAGGATACTTAGCCAATTATCAATGCTTGAAAGACGAATGGCTCAAg GTGCTGATAATCAAGAGGAAATTGTTGCTGAAAGCATAAAACACGCAAAGGAAGCTATTGCTTTAGATGTGAAGGACGGGAATTCATGGT ACAACCTCGGGAATGCTTGTTTGACATGTTTCTTTGTGACGGGGGCATGGGATCACAGCAAATTACATCAGTCTTTAAAAGCATACCAAAACGCT GAGAAAGATGAGAGCATGAAGTCAAACCCAGACTTATATTTCAATTCTGCTACTGTGAATACATATCTGGAAAATTACGAAAGAGCCCTCAGTGGATTTGAAGCAGCTGCATCTAAAGATCCTTGTCTTAATGCCACTGAGGAAGTTCAGAAAATGGTCAATCTTTTTGACAAGATAGACACTTTGTTGAAG GGACAAATTAAGGCCAAAAGACTTGCTTCTTTGACATCATCtcttgctgaagttaaat TGAACCCATCTCACAAGAGGGCCACAATTGATAATCTGTTGGAGGGTCTTAACAAGACAATTGCAATTGTGGGAAAAGTGATTTTCTTCATTAAGCATGATAATATTACTCCCTT GTATTATCTAGTGTGTGATTCAAACCAACTATGTTTTGTGCTTACAGTATATGGGATAAAGAAAGATGCT ATTAAAGAAGGGGACCAGGTAACTCTATTGGATCCTTATTTCCACAACAATGGTTTTTCATGGAATGAAAAG aGATATGAGTTTAGATCAGTACGTGTGGACTTTTTGGAGCAAGTGCATGTGAATGGAAAACCTGTGCCATCTCAATATTCTGTTCGCTCATCAATTTATGCACAACATAAACATTGA
- the LOC111912590 gene encoding shikimate kinase, chloroplastic, with translation MEATVSKSLQLTTWTSSDYTVPKLNNSTRLYTRFEKNKSKRVNYLLNCNHLATIKPAIGHRTAGLKASCTSKNFPASLLKSETFIAEEDLLLKKKSEEIKPCLSGRCIYLVGMMGSGKTTIGQILSEVLDYSFFDSDKLIEQAAGGTAVADIFKLHGEGYFRDNETEVLHKLSLMHRLVISTGGGAVVRPINWKYMHKGISVFIDVPLDALAQRLTAIGTASRPLLHHGSGDAYTQTIMRLSKLWEERSDAYTNASVRVSLERIADKLGVGDVCSVNPTQIAIEALVQIEDYLKE, from the exons ATGGAGGCCACAGTTTCAAAGAGCTTACAATTAACAACATGGACTAGTTCAGATTATACAGTTCCAAAACTGAACAATTCCACGAGGTTATATACAAGATTTgagaaaaataaaagtaaaagagTTAATTATCTGCTAAATTGCAATCATTTGGCAACTATAAAACCAGCAATTGGGCATAGAACAGCAGGGTTAAAGGCTTCATGTACTTCTAAAAATTTTCCAG CTTCACTACTTAAATCAGAAACTTTTATTGCTGAGGAGGATCTGTTATTAAAG AAAAAGTCTGAGGAGATCAAACCATGTCTGAGTGGAAGGTGTATTTATCTTGTTG GAATGATGGGATCTGGAAAAACAACAATTGGGCAGATATTATCTGAAGTTCTTGATTATTCTTTTTTTGACAG TGACAAATTAATCGAGCAAGCTGCTGGTGGAACTGCAGTTGCAGACATCTTTAAGTTACATGGCGAAGGGTATTTTAGAGATAACGAG ACTGAGGTATTGCATAAGCTGTCATTGATGCATCGGCTTGTTATTTCAACTGGTGGAGGTGCTGTTGTTCGGCCTATTAATTG gAAATACATGCACAAGGGTATAAGTGTCTTTATAGATGTACCCTTGGATGCATTAGCACAAAGATTAACTGCTATAGGCACTGCTTCTCGCCCGCTTTTGCATCATGGATCTGGTGATGCTTACACACAA ACTATCATGCGACTATCGAAACTTTGGGAAGAAAGAAGTGATGCTTACACTAATGCCAGTGTGAGGGTATCTTTGGAAC GTATTGCGGACAAGTTAGGAGTTGGAGATGTATGCAGTGTTAATCCAACTCAAATTGCAATTGAg GCATTGGTGCAAATTGAGGACTACTTGAAGGAATAG
- the LOC111912591 gene encoding transcription termination factor MTEF1, chloroplastic, with protein MIIRFIHVPPQASIPPQSPQNLAKTHHKVLRRASINPKNGVLSTTAPPPPPPLVTTDSGLLFREKILYLKALKVNPTKALQKNPNFRSTSLQSLKSVENCLSSMGIQRSEFGRIFDMYPQLLSCDPHSDLYPVFDFLLNDVGLPYFEIHKSILRCPRLLISSVEDQLKPALLFLRELGFVGPDKITSQTTLLLVSSVKGTLMPKLDFLIGLGFSYEEVVNMVLRSPGLLTFSIENNFKPKVSYFLNEMKGDLSDLKRFPQYFSYSLEGKIMRRHRLLVEEGLCVPLSDMLKISDGEFTARLIEARLRLGDKR; from the coding sequence ATGATAATTAGATTCATTCATGTCCCTCCTCAAGCTTCAATACCTCCTCAATCGCCTCAAAACCTTGCCAAAACCCACCACAAAGTCCTAAGAAGAgcttcaataaaccctaaaaatggagTTCTTAGTACCAccgcaccaccaccaccaccaccgttggTCACCACCGACTCCGGCCTGCTCTTCCGAGAAAAGATTCTCTATCTCAAAGCCCTAAAAGTAAACCCCACAAAAGCCCTACAAAAAAACCCAAATTTCCGATCAACTTCACTCCAATCCCTAAAATCCGTGGAGAATTGTCTCTCTTCAATGGGGATCCAACGTTCGGAATTCGGGCGTATCTTCGATATGTACCCTCAGCTTCTCTCCTGTGATCCCCACTCCGATCTTTACCCCGTATTCGATTTCCTGTTAAACGACGTGGGTCTCCCTTACTTTGAGATTCACAAATCGATACTTCGGTGCCCTAGACTTCTGATATCCAGTGTAGAAGATCAATTGAAACCCGCATTGTTATTTCTAAGAGAATTAGGGTTCGTGGGTCCTGATAAAATCACCTCCCAAACGACATTACTGTTGGTTTCAAGCGTAAAAGGCACACTGATGCCCAAATTGGATTTCTTGATTGGATTAGGGTTTTCGTATGAAGAAGTGGTTAACATGGTGTTGAGATCACCTGGGTTATTAACGTTCAGCATCGAAAACAACTTTAAGCCCAAAGTCAGCTACTTTCTGAATGAAATGAAAGGGGATTTAAGCGATTTGAAGAGGTTTCCACAGTATTTTTCATATAGTTTGGAGGGTAAGATTATGCGTAGGCATCGATTGTTGGTTGAGGAAGGGCTTTGTGTACCATTGTCGGATATGCTCAAGATTAGTGATGGAGAATTCACTGCTAGGTTGATTGAAGCTAGGCTTCGGTTAGGTGATAAGAGATGA
- the LOC111912592 gene encoding uncharacterized protein LOC111912592, whose product MSKEDKERLNQLLVHHLNTIHETFQVLNQTPPSSLDKGSWDDVVKLGEHLYKQATTVGMLWTGEGPDAKALEETMASYSNLLQGFLLLSHGSKIGAGTTLSACIHASVKQVIDCSFMLLKESVASYGNNSKAHKLSIPQIVGTVWDACSALKKTPGTNITAIGRSMTQIAVSVKDVLREMKELKPTINEVSKPTSNEVSKPQNDDAHESDNSSEGDLGSDLSPEEMKVAELAINVVSETLSTIKEIIRSITGLLKNPQTENESVQTVDSLEKLLVICKSMGLQVDEIGACLYPPQEVSAIRGASEKMMSFVGEMQVEVEKIKGNSDAFVHASNGLMSCLRELELGLGCSSDDELVGEMENLVVDD is encoded by the exons atgaGCAAAGAAGACAAAGAACGGCTGAACCAGTTATTAGTCCACCATCTCAACACCATCCACGAAACTTTCCag GTTTTGAATCAAACTCCGCCGTCTTCGCTCGATAAAGGAAGCTGGGATGACGTCGTCAAATTGGGCGAACATCTCTATAAACAGGCCACTACTG TTGGAATGCTTTGGACTGGAGAAGGGCCTGATGCAAAAGCACTCGAGGAAACCATGGCGTCTTATTCCAATTTGCTACAAGGATTCCTTTTGCTTTCACATGGAAGTAAGATCGGTGCAGGAACTACCCTTTCAGCTTGCATCCATGCATCTGTTAAACAGGTTATCGATTGCAGCTTTATGCTGCTAAAAGAATCCGTTGCCTCGTATG GAAACAACAGTAAAGCACATAAACTTTCGATTCCTCAGATTGTAGGCACTGTTTGGGATGCGTGTTCTGCTCTTAAAAAGACTCCCGGAACAAACATTACTGCCATAGGCCGATCCATGACTCAAATTGCAGTTTCCGTAAAAGATGTTCTTCGTGAGATGAAGGAGCTTAAACCCACTATCAATGAGGTCTCAAAACCCACTTCCAATGAGGTTTCAAAACCCCAGAATGATGATGCACACGAAAGTGACAACTCATCTGAGGGAGATTTAGGGAGTGATTTGTCACCAGAAGAGATGAAGGTTGCAGAATTAGCCATCAATGTTGTGTCTGAAACCCTTTCAACAATCAAAGAAATTATTCGGTCAATCACGGGTCTACTCAAGAACCCACAAACTGAAAATGAAAGTGTTCAAACAGTGGATTCTTTAGAGAAGTTGTTGGTGATTTGTAAAAGTATGGGATTGCAGGTGGATGAGATTGGAGCGTGTCTTTATCCCCCTCAAGAAGTTTCTGCCATTAGAGGTGCTTCTGAGAAAATGATGAGCTTTGTTGGTGAAATGCAGGTGGAAGTGGAGAAGATTAAGGGGAATTCAGATGCTTTTGTTCATGCGAGTAATGGTTTGATGAGTTGTTTGAGGGAGTTGGAGTTAGGGTTAGGATGTTCTTCAGATGATGAACTTGTGGGTGAAATGGAAAATCTTGTTGTCGATGATTAG
- the LOC111912594 gene encoding probable histone chaperone ASF1A, translating to MSAVNLTNVSVLNNPAPFLSPFQFEISYECLLSLKDDLEWKLTYVGSAEDETYDQVLESVLVGPINVGNYRFVFEADPPDALKIREEDIIGVTVLLLTCSYLGQEFVRVGYYVNNDYEDEHLKEEPPQKVLIDKVQRNILADKPRVTKFPINFHPENESIEQSEQQPNHSPEIENEQEEHQQTVASPQFEELNPVNSEMKSIDGEETGTDLLQDHQPAVVSA from the exons ATGAGCGCCGTGAATCTAACAAATGTTAGTGTATTAAACAATCCAGCGCCCTTCCTTAGTCCTTTCCAGTTCGAAATCTCCTATGAGTGCTTGCTTTCTCTCAAAGACG ATTTGGAATGGAAACTTACTTATGTGGGATCTGCTGAAGACGAAACCTATGATCAAGTTCTCGAAAGCGTCCTGGTTGGGCCAATTAATGTTGGGAACTATCGCTTTGTCTTTGAG GCAGACCCTCCAGATGCATTAAAAATCCGTGAAGAGGATATAATCGGTGTTACAGTTCTGCTATTGACATGTTCATATCTAGGACAAGAATTTGTTCGAGTAGGATACTATGTAAACAATGATTATGAAGATGAACATTTGAAAGAAGAACCTCCACAAAAAGTATTGATAGATAAAGTTCAAAGAAATATTTTGGCTGataagcctagagtcacaaagtTTCCCATCAATTTTCACCCTGAAAATGAAAGCATTGAGCAATCTGAACAGCAGCCTAATCATTCACCTGAAATCGAGAATGAACAGGAAGAACATCAACAGACTGTTGCTTCACCTCAATTTGAAGAATTGAATCCTGTTAATTCTGAAATGAAAAGTATTGATGGAGAAGAAACAGGAACAGATTTGTTGCAGGATCATCAGCCTGCTGTGGTGTCTGCTTGA
- the LOC111912593 gene encoding sec-independent protein translocase protein TATC, chloroplastic has product MGSTNALIFNLHLNTNNCFSCVNSRTNPSTSLQISQRKTPLSISSKRHRKNSKVVCFAIEDVREMQKRLGIGGTGTVEVADDIKEDELANNDPNTESALYNFLYPDKELLPEDKEMTIFDHLEELRERIFVSVLAVGAAILGCFVYSKDLIMILEAPVRTQGVRFLQLAPGEFFFTTIKVSGYCGLLLGSPVILYEIIAFVLPGLTRSERKFLAPIVLGSSILFYTGIVFSYIVLTPAALNFFVNYAEGVVESLWSIDQYFEFILVLMFSTGLSFQVPVIQLLLGQVGLVTGNQMLSVWRYVVVGAVIAAAIVTPSTDPLTQMLLAGPLLGLYFGGAWTVKLIGK; this is encoded by the exons ATGGGAAGCACAAATGCCCTCATCTTCAATCTTCATCTCAACACAAACAACTGCTTCAGCTGTGTGAACTCAAGAACAAATCCTTCAACTTCTTTGCAAATCAGCCAAAGAAAAACCCCTTTGAGTATCTCAAGTAAAAGACATAGAAAGAACAGCAAAGTTGTTTGCTTTGCCATTGAAGATGTGCGGGAGATGCAGAAAAGGCTTGGAATCGGGGGTACTGGAACAGTAG AGGTGGCCGATGACATCAAAGAAGATGAACTCGCAAACAATGATCCAAATACCGAAAGTGCCCTTTACAATTTTCTATACCCAGATAAAGAACTCCTCCCTGAAGACAAAGAAATGACCATTTTTGATCATCTTGAAGAGCTTCGAGAGAGAATCTTTGTGTCAGTTTTAGCAGTGGGGGCTGCTATTTTAGGATGCTTTGTATACTCAAAAGATCTCATCATGATTCTTGAAGCTCCAGTTAGAACACAAGGTGTTCGATTCCTTCAATTAGCTCCTGGAGAATTCTTCTTTACAACCATAAAG GTATCAGGGTATTGTGGTCTTCTTCTTGGAAGCCCAGTGATTCTTTACGAAATCATAGCTTTTGTTCTACCTGGATTAACAAGATCCGAAAGAAAATTTCTCGCCCCAATTGTTCTTGGATCCTCGATTCTTTTCTACACAGGGATCGTCTTCTCCTACATCGTTCTCACTCCAGCAGCTTTAAACTTCTTCGTTAATTATGCAGAAGGAGTCGTTGAATCATTATGGTCAATTGACCAATACTTCGAGTTCATATTAGTACTCATGTTCAGCACAGGGTTATCTTTCCAG GTTCCAGTTATACAACTTCTGTTAGGGCAAGTTGGATTAGTGACTGGTAATCAGATGTTATCAGTATGGAGATATGTTGTAGTTGGAGCTGTGATTGCAGCTGCCATTGTGACTCCATCAACGGATCCTTTGACTCAAATGCTTTTGGCGGGACCCCTTTTGGGGCTTTACTTTGGTGGTGCATGGACTGTTAAGTTGATTGGGAAGTGA
- the LOC111912595 gene encoding calcium-binding allergen Ole e 8, producing MATETNNLSLFLTNIDDVKKIFSRFDTNGDGKISAEELVHAMKALGSDISAEEAKQVLTKLDADCDGFINLEEFAGFCKESAGDQEGGINELHEAFELYDLNKNGLISSTELHQILTRLGERCTVDDCVTMIKSVDSDGDGYVNFEEFKEMMSKN from the coding sequence ATGGCGACAGAAACCAACAACCTATCGCTCTTCTTGACCAACATCGACGACGTGAAGAAAATCTTCAGCCGTTTCGATACCAATGGCGACGGAAAGATCTCTGCTGAAGAGCTCGTCCACGCCATGAAGGCACTGGGATCCGACATCTCTGCTGAAGAGGCGAAGCAAGTGCTGACTAAACTCGACGCAGACTGCGACGGCTTCATCAACCTCGAGGAGTTCGCCGGATTCTGCAAAGAAAGCGCCGGAGACCAAGAGGGAGGAATCAACGAGCTCCACGAAGCGTTTGAGCTTTACGATTTGAACAAGAACGGGTTGATCTCTTCGACTGAGTTGCATCAGATCTTGACTCGGTTGGGGGAGAGATGTACGGTTGATGATTGCGTGACAATGATCAAGTCGGTGGATTCCGACGGCGATGGATATGTCAATTTCGAGGAGTTCAAAGAGATGATGTCGAAAAATTGA